Below is a genomic region from Citrobacter telavivensis.
ATCCAGGGCAGTGACGATAGCTGTTCCGGCACAGCAATGGTATCAAACTGCGCCAGCAGCGCAGGTGCTGCGACCACGCTACGCGGTACTTCCGCTAACAGCACAGAAACGGTCGCCGGATCGACCTCCGCACCGACGCGGACCGCACAGTCGATATTGTCACTGAGAAAATCGACCGTCTTGTCATTGAGCATCCACTCCACCGACAGATTGGGATAGCGCGCTAAAAAACGCAGTAACGGCGTGAGGAGCTGTTGCTGACCAAAGGCATGCGGTGCCCGTACCCGCAGCATCCCGACGGGTTCGTCTTCCGTCACGTTGAGACCGTCTTCCAGCGCCAGCCAGGCATCAATAATATGTTTGGCATGCTGATACCCGCGCTCACCGTCGTCAGTCAGTTTCATGGCGTGTGTAGTGCGTAATACCAGCTTTACCCCCAGCATCGCCTCCAGCGACTGTAACCGTCGGCTGATCGTCGCCTGGGTGGTGTTTAGCTGTCGGGCAGCCGCTGACAGCGAACCGGCCTCCACAATGCGCACAAACGTCCGCATCAGTTCCACCCTGTCTATACGTTCATTCTTTATCATTATCTGAATGCTCATACACTTTACGTATAACGGTTTTACCACTTCGCTGGCTACCAGGCCACCGCTGTTCAGAGAAAAATAGCCCCACACCTGTGATTGAGGATTTTGAAATGAACACACCGTCTCGTTGGCTCATCTTTGTTCTGGCGCTGGGCGCGGGTTTTAGCGTTGCCGCCATCTACTATGCGCAACCGTTATTGCCGTTAATGGGGGCCGATTTGGCACTCAGCATCACCGGTATGGGTCTGGTACCCACGTTAACGCAGGCTGGCTATGCGTTGGGGATCCTGTTTTTGTTGCCGCTTGGCGACCGCTACGATCGACGGACGCTTATCCTGGCGAAAAGTGCGGCACTCGCCCTGCTCTTGCTGGCCTGTAGCGTCACCGGGCAGTTGCATTCCCTGCTGACGGTAAGCCTTTTGCTGGGGATGGCCGCCACGATGGCGCAGGATATCGTCCCGGCAGCGGCCATTCTGGCCCCCGAAGGTAAGCAGGGAAAAACGGTAGGAACGGTGATGACCGGCCTGCTGCTGGGTATTTTGTTGTCACGTACCGTGAGCGGTCTGGTCGGGGAAGC
It encodes:
- a CDS encoding LysR family transcriptional regulator, which translates into the protein MWGYFSLNSGGLVASEVVKPLYVKCMSIQIMIKNERIDRVELMRTFVRIVEAGSLSAAARQLNTTQATISRRLQSLEAMLGVKLVLRTTHAMKLTDDGERGYQHAKHIIDAWLALEDGLNVTEDEPVGMLRVRAPHAFGQQQLLTPLLRFLARYPNLSVEWMLNDKTVDFLSDNIDCAVRVGAEVDPATVSVLLAEVPRSVVAAPALLAQFDTIAVPEQLSSLPWIAVNTFYQHNVSLTHQYRREPVTFPITPRLSTDSIYVARNAALAGLGVVVVSSWTVTEDIAQGRLVELVPDWQAAPLPVHLVYPWARYYPTRLRKFLELMKKVMPELAGMRRPEVE